AGCTTGAACCAGCGAAGATACATGTTGACAATAACTCGACCATTGCTCGATGAAAAAAACCCTCAGACACCATGGTCGCAGCAAACATATTGACATGCGATTCCATTTTATCAAAGAATGTATTGAAAGGGGGAAGATAGCTGTGGAGTCGGTGAGCTCTGGAGAACAGCGGGCGGATATTTTGACGAAAAGCTCGTCGGCATGAAGTTCGCACCATGCGTCAACCGTTGGGGAATAATAGAACTCGAACCTCGTGGCATGGAttagggggagcaatgttgGTTTAATCCATACGAGATTCAGCGGGTTGGTGGGTGTTTCTCATCCAAAAATTTCGTGAGCCCTATGGAGAAAAAGCCACTGGGTTGGTTGTGTTGGGATTTGAAGCACATGCGTTGTTTGTCATCAGACGCGTGAAGAGCTGGAGCTCGTACATTGGGgagatttgtttttttgaatcGTCGTATCTTTTTGTCTGTATGGCTCCTTGTCACTTCAGTCTTTTCTTTAGTACTGGTCAGAGTTAATGGCTCACATGGCGctgttttagtttatttttttttaaaatcttttagaGTATTAGTAGTATGTTTTGTATCTTCaaaattatgagagaaagaaaaagaaagttagtTGTCTTGTTGCTCATCCTCTCCTTGTTGTATTTGAACTTTGAGAAGAAGTGAATCCCTGTACTGAAGATCATTGACTTCAGGAGTTCCACCTTGGTGTTGGCTTGTGTTCGTGGTGATCTCGCTCTGGCTCTTAATCAACAAACTCGCCATGCAGTTGGTTGTTGCTTAAGTGTAACACTTGTAAAGATTGAGAGGGACTTGAGAGGGAATTTGAAATGTCACCTACCAGCGAGTTGTTTGCCAAGATGAGGTATTGTAGACTTGTCAAATTGTTCCAGCAACTCGGGATCACTCCTTCCAAGTGATTGTTGGAGAGTTCTAAAAATATAAGCTCCATGAAATTACATAGAGAGTTTGGAATACCACCAGTCAGGTTGTTTGAAGATAAAGACAAGTGAGTGAGTCGAGGTCTTACTCCTACAAAGTTTCCAAGATCTGAGGGAATAATTCCTGAAAATGAGTTATTGGATAAGTCTAATGCATAAAcattagaagaaaaataaggaaTAGATCCCTCAAAGTGATTGGAGCTAAGGAGTATTTCAGCATAATCTTCTTCTGCTTGAAATTTGAAGCGTTGAGGCATTCGTCCTTTGATCTCATTGTTGCTGAGATCTAAGGAAATCATGGTGCCTGTGATGTTCCAAAACCAATTAGGCATTGAATCCTTGATTCCACTATTAGAGATTTCCAGAGAGGCAAGATTCACTTGATTGGCAAGCCAAACTGGAAATTTTGGTCCAATGTGACAATAAGATAAGTATATACCAAAAGCCTGAAACCCTGGAATCCAATCAGTGCTTATATTGAGAACCAAATTGGTACGATGAAGGATTAGGTACTTGAGACCAGTGAGATTAGCCAAATGAGCTTCGGTGATAAGAGAATGGTAGTTGAAGTTGTAACTAAGATCCAATATAACCAGATTTGAAAGTTGCGAGAGACTTTCTGGGACAGATCCATTTAATTCATTGGCTCGAAGTTCCAATTATTGAAGTCTTGAGAGTCTTCTGAGGGATTCTGGGATAGAGCCGTGGAGGGAATTAACGGAAAGATAAAGTTCGGTGAGATTTTTTAATTCACCCAACCAATCTGGTAAAGGACCTTGTAGCCAGCTAAATTCAAATGTAAGTACATTCAAATTTCGCCTAATGCATCCAGAGAATGCATCTTTGAAATCCTCCAAGCTCTTCCCAACAAAAGTGCCACTTAAGTAGAGCTCCTGGAGATTACATAGGTCACCAAATCCTCTCGGTATATCACCAGAAATTCCTTTATTCAAGGCTAAGGACAGCATTTGAAGAGAAGTTGCGTTTCTGATAGAGGAAGGGATGGTGCCGGTAAACCCGCAGTCTGTCAATGTGAGATGACGTAAGTTGGGTATTCTGAAGAGCCATTCTGGGATACTAGTGTTGTCGAACTTGTTGAACCTGATATCAACAGAGCTGAGGGAGGTGAAGTTAAGATATGGGAGAGACTCAGGGATAATGTTCATACTGCAGTTTAACAGAGAAACATTTTTCCAAATGGCGAAGCTTGTTGAGTGATTGCATGACGTTGTTCACGCCAGAAAAGTTGACGTGATCCAAAAACAAGTATCTCAGAGAAGATAGACCAGATAGCCACTCAGCATCATCAACCTTGTTATCATAATTTGCTAGGTTGAGGTAACTCAGCTTAGTGAGATTACCGAGCTCATAAGGTATGACACCAGTGAATCCCGAATAGCTGAGGTCGAGATGAACCAGGTTCTCCAACGAACTCAAAAACTTTGGGATGGAGATATTGAGGAAGCAATTGAAGCTGAGATCAAGGTATGTGAGGTGCTTGAGACCAAGAAGAGATTCACTGATGTTGCCACTCAGGCCTGACTCATCATCACAccaaacataataattataatcatcaaaattattTGGTGGTGGTCGCCAGAGGCGGGGGTCAAGCCGGACTATGTGGCCAGAATTGTTGTCACAGTGCACGCCCGCCCATTGGCAGCAATCAATATCAGTGTAATTGCCCCACGACGAGATGGGATGAGCCTTGTGATACATGAGTTCTGCTTTGAATGCGAGGAGGGCGTCTCGTTCTGCCTTGATGCAGCCTCTCGTAGTATTACCAGTACTAGAAGTAGTTATAGTACCAGTGATGAATGGCATCATCAAAGCAAgacataataacaataataataataatgtttttgatACTTGTTGTTGTGTGGAAGGGAATCTTAAAAATGGTGGTGAAGCTTTGTAATTAGCAGATGCCATTGATGTTTGGGATCTCTTCTGCTCAACATTCCATTGTCTCTTACCCTTTATATACAGCAACACACAGACACAAACGTAAGGCTTGgacaattcatatatataattttacttttgtattaattataataagttcatctattttaataatattttctttagcTATTGCATCAGGAATATATTAATCATACAATAGAAACCTTGATGTCTATACCGCTCGTCATATGCAAGATAagctaagaaaaaaatagatattgatgGTCAACTTAATATATGGACTTCTCAATGCTAATTTTGGATAAGCTTAAGTTAACTCATTAAATTTTTAACTAGCCTAATTAATTGCTTTTGTTAATCTATTtacttattataattaaaaagattttatCTAATGATTCTAAAATGAGAAACAGTGGTAGCCCAGTGGTATCTCATTAAAGATGATTGGGTAACCTAGGTATGTATTGAAACCCCATGGCCTTAATGTATTACTATGTTTTATAATACTATAGAAATATTGTACATAGGGGAATTTACTATAATGAAGTTTTGACTCATGATATATCAACATATGGTATATCGTCATTGTCCCGTATATTAGTTTATCCCAcgtgataaatttttaaaaaatcattaagctACTATAATCGATGCATTTCTATATA
The DNA window shown above is from Dioscorea cayenensis subsp. rotundata cultivar TDr96_F1 chromosome 12, TDr96_F1_v2_PseudoChromosome.rev07_lg8_w22 25.fasta, whole genome shotgun sequence and carries:
- the LOC120273304 gene encoding receptor-like protein 12; the protein is MPFITGTITTSSTGNTTRGCIKAERDALLAFKAELMYHKAHPISSWGNYTDIDCCQWAGVHCDNNSGHIVRLDPRLWRPPPNNFDDYNYYVWCDDESGLSGNISESLLGLKHLTYLDLSFNCFLNISIPKFLSSLENLVHLDLSYSGFTGVIPYELGNLTKLSYLNLANYDNKVDDAEWLSGLSSLRYFMNIIPESLPYLNFTSLSSVDIRFNKFDNTSIPEWLFRIPNLRHLTLTDCGFTGTIPSSIRNATSLQMLSLALNKGISGDIPRGFGDLCNLQELYLSGTFVGKSLEDFKDAFSGCIRRNLNVLTFEFSWLQGPLPDCYNFNYHSLITEAHLANLTGLKYLILHRTNLVLNISTDWIPGFQAFGIYLSYCHIGPKFPVWLANQVNLASLEISNSGIKDSMPNWFWNITGTMISLDLSNNEIKGRMPQRFKFQAEEDYAEILLSSNHFEGSIPYFSSNVYALDLSNNSFSGIIPSDLGNFVGVRPRLTHLSLSSNNLTGGIPNSLCNFMELIFLELSNNHLEGVIPSCWNNLTSLQYLILANNSLSQSEITTNTSQHQGGTPEVNDLQYRDSLLLKVQIQQGEDEQQDN